The following is a genomic window from Armatimonadota bacterium.
ATTGCAGTCATCGCCGCCGAGAGAGCCGGCTTCGTGAGAGCCGCCCCGCTGCTCGCCGAGCTGCGCCAACGCTCGGACTGCGAGGGCCAGTTCATCTTCGCCGGTGAGGAGTATGTGCCCCACGCCAACTCGGACCTGTTCCGCGACGTTGGGCTCCCATACGCTGACGTGATAATCGGCGCGTCGGAGGGGACGGCTGGGCAGCGACTGGCGAAGGTGATGGCGGGCTGTGAGAGGCTGTGCGGCAGCCGCGAGCTGGGCGCAGTCGTGCTGGTCGGTTCGTCCAACGTGATCCTCGGGTGTAGTGTGGCGTGCGCTCGCGCCGACTTCCCGGTCGCACACGCAGATGCCGGGCTGCGCGCGCCCGGCATCGCGGGTAGGACGAGCTTGGCGGCGCAGATAGACCGGTTGTCGAGCGCGCTCATGGCGGCGTCCGAGCAGGCGCACGATCAACTGCTCGATGAGGGCGCGCCGGAGGAGTCGGTGGTGCTCACCGGCAGCCTGGCGTGTGACGCTGTCGCTCGCTGCATCGAGCGGGCACGGGCCGAGGGCGTGGTCGCGGGCGCCGGTCTGGAAGCGAAGGGCTATGTGTTCGTCGTAGTGGAAACGCCGGAGAACATCGAGCATCTCGCGAATCTGCGCAAGCTCGTCAGTCTCCTCGCGATGGTGCAGGACCGCGTGCCGGTCGCGCTCAGTGTGCATCAGCGCCTCGTCAACCGGCTCGAAAGTTGGCAATGCGCCGAGACCATCGCCGATTTGCCCCGGCTGTCGAGCGTGGAGCCGTCGGGCTACGCGGCCTATCTTTGCCTACTCGATTCTGCGCGACTCGTGCTGACCGACGTCGGGGGCGTCCAGGACGAAGCGACGTTCCTCGGGGTGCCGTGCCTCACTCTAGCGAAATCCACCGACCGCGCGGCGACCGTGGCGCATGGCGGCAACTTCGTCGTCGGCCTCAATGCCGACCACGCACTGCAGGCTGTCGAGGCGGTGCTGGAGAATGATGACGTCGAACCCACGATGCCGAGCGGGTGGGATGGCCGGGCAAGCGAACGGATCGCGGACGCTTTGCTCGCGGCGGCGGAGCGAAAGGAAATGGCATGAGGCTACTGGTTACCGGCGGCGCCGGGTTTATCGGCAGCAACTTCATCCGCTATATCCTCAACCGCGGCCCCGACTGGGAAGTGGTCAACCTCGATAAGCTCACCTACGCCGGCAACCTGGACAACCTCGCCGACGTCGAAGCCGACCCGCGCTATACCTTCGTCAAGGGCGACATCTGCGACAACGAGACCGCTCGCCGCGCGGCTCAGGGATGCAGCGCCATCGTCAATTTCGCCGCCGAAAGCCACGTCGATCGCTCGATCAGCGATCCCAGCGGGTTCCTGCGCACTGATATTTTCGGCGTCTATGTCCTACTCGAAGTCGCGCGCGAACTCGGCATCCAACGCACGATTCAGATCAGCACCGACGAAGTGTACGGCGCCATCGAGCACGGAGCATTTACCGAAGAGGACCGGCTGCGACCGAGCAACCCGTATTCGGCGAGCAAAGCCGGTGGCGAGCTGCTCGCTCGTTCGTACTGGTATACCTACGGCACGCCGGTCATCGTGACGCGCGCGACGAATAACATCGGACCCAATCAGTACCCGGAGAAAATGGTGCCCCTGTTTATCACCAACGCGCTCGAGGACGAGCCGCTGCCGGTCTACGGCGACGGGCGTCAGATGCGCGATTGGATGCATGTCGAGGACCACTGCCGCGCGCTGCATCTCATTGTCGAACGCGGCGAACCGGGCGAGATCTACAACATCGGCGGCGCGCCTGTCGCAACGAACCTGGAGGTGGCCCGGGCGAACCACGAAAAGCACGGAAAGACCCCCGACATGATTCGGCCTGTCAAGGACCCCCCGGGCCCCGACCGCCGAAATGCCGGGGACACCTCCAACCGGAGGGCNNNNNNNNNNNNNNNNNNNNNNNNNNNNNNNNNNNNNNNNNNNNNNNNNNNNNNNNNNNNNNNNNNNNNNNNNNNNNNNNNNNNNNNNNNNNNNNNNNNNGACGTCGGCCAGGGCGAGGAAGAGGTGCGCGTCAGCAAGGAGAAGGCGAAGGTTCTCCGGGTGGAGCCGATCATGATTGACGCGCGCGAGGAGTTCACCGAGGAGTGGCTGAGCAAAGCGATCCGCGCCAACTCGGATTACAACGGTTATCCGGTCTCTACGTCCATGACGCGACAGCTCGTCGCGCGCATCGTGGCGCAAGAGGCCAGGGCGCGCGGGTGCGACGCGGTCATGGAGGGCTCCACCGGCAAGGGCAATGACCAGTACCGCATGCACAACGTGTTCAAGATGTTCGCCCCGGAACTCGAGGTGCTCGTGCCGGTACGCGACTTCGACCTGACGCGCGCGGAAGAGGAAGTGCTGTGCCGCGAGTGGGGCGTGCCGGTGACCGAGACGATCACCGGCGGCGACGACAAGACGATGTGGTGCCGCTCCATTGCGTCGGGGGCGATTGACCTCAACCAGGAGTTGCCGCGCGACATCTGGCTGTGGTACGTGCCGCCCGAGGATGCGCCTGACGAGCCGGGCATGGTGGAGATCGAGTTCCGTGCGGGGCTGCCGGTCGCGCTCGATGGGAAAGAAATGCCTCTGGGCGAATTGATACCCGCGCTCAACGAGGTCGGCGGCCACCATGCCATCGGCCGGATTGACATGTTCGAGGACGGCATCATGGATCTCAAGAGCCGTGAGATCTACGAGGCGCCGGCCGCTCATATCATCCTCAAACTGCACCGCGACCTCGAGCAGCAGTGCCTGCTCAAGGACGAGATTCAGTTCAAGAAGATGATTGACGCCAAGTGGGCGTACATGACGTATCACGGCGAGTGGTACCTGCCACTGAAGCGCGCGCTGGACGCGTTCATCGCGGAAACTCAGGACGTGGTTAACGGCCGGTTCCGCGTCAAGCTGTACAAGGGCAACATCGAGATCGCGGCGCGGGAATCGGCGACATCGCTGTTCTCGCCGGAGATTCGCTCGATCAAGGCCCGCGGGTTCGACCAGCGCTGGTGCGCGAACGCGGCAAAGGTGCGCGGCCTGCCGTTCGAGATCATCGCCAAGCGCCAGCGCGTGATGGACGAGAGCGGGTAGGCAACCCACGGCAGTCACGTGGCCGAGCAGGCTGCGAGCAGTCGGATGGCGCCGCAGGCCGTCGGAGGGTGATCGTGTCCCTGAGCGTCGACGACCGGGCGTTGATGGGCATGGCGGTCGAGTCGGTTGGGGTTGACGCCGGCGGCTTCGAGGTCCTGAGCCCAGGCGCGCGCGTGACTCTGACCAAAGCCGGGGAGCTTGCCGTTCACCAGCGCATCGGCGCGCAACGGGAACTCTTGCATTGCACGTTGCCCCCGCATCTCGCTCCATGGCGCTTGGAGACGCGGACGCCGTTTCGCTGCGTCCTGGTTTCCGACGGCCTCCGGCTGACGGTGCAGGGGGACTCGGTCCTCCGCTTCGCGCCGCAGCAGCCGCTGCGGCTCGGCTTCCGTGGCGGTTTCCGGCCGCACTACGCGCAGGAGGCCAAGGGAAACTGGTTGATTCTCGATGACCGCGGCGGGTGCGGGTTCTACGGGATCCCGGCGCGGCCGACGGAAGCTGAAGGTATGGACGGCGCAGCGTGGGAACTACGCAGTCATGTCATGCGATGGGACGAGTTATGGGTGGCGATCTGCCCGCCCCGCCCGCGCGACGAAGCGAGGTACGCGCAGTCCATCGAGCATGACGCGCCGCCTTTCGGCGATGACGTCGTCCGCGAAGCGGCGAAGCACTGCCAGGTATTCGTAACCCACGCGCAGTGGGCGGCGGATGCGCCGGAGTGGTGCGAGAACCCTCCCGGCTCGGACTACAAGCACCCAATACCGTGGGCGTCGGCCCGCCACGTCCCGGCCGATCCCGGCACCTTTGCGCGGCAGCGCGATCTCGCACAGGGCCTGGGAATGAAGTTCGTCCCCTACCTCAGTCCGTACTACTCGAACGCGCCCGATCTGCTCGGCGAGATGAACCGCGTGCTGGATGAGTACCACGTGGACGGCCTCTACTTCGACGGCTGGGTTGGACATCGCGACGATTTCCGCGCAGCCTACGAGATGATCCGCGGAGCGCGGGCGCTGCTCGGCGACCGCATCCTCTACCTCCACTCCAGCTCCGAGCCATACGGAAAGCCTGAGGTCTACTGCCCGTTTGTCTATGCGTACACCGATTTCATCCTGAGCGGCGAAGCGGGCCGGGGCGCGCTGAACGAGGGCGACTTCCTGCGCTACGTCGTGAGCCAATATCAGATCAGCAACGCGGTCGGTGTCTGGTGCTACTACGGGTCCATGGGTTTGGACGGGTACCATGACGTGCCGCCGACAACCGAGCATATCAAGGCGGCGCTGCGACACCACGCGCGGATCTGGCGACAGACGCAGGTTCTGTGGACGCACAAGATCGGCTGGTTTCGATAC
Proteins encoded in this region:
- a CDS encoding UDP-N-acetylglucosamine 2-epimerase; the encoded protein is MSALKIAVIAAERAGFVRAAPLLAELRQRSDCEGQFIFAGEEYVPHANSDLFRDVGLPYADVIIGASEGTAGQRLAKVMAGCERLCGSRELGAVVLVGSSNVILGCSVACARADFPVAHADAGLRAPGIAGRTSLAAQIDRLSSALMAASEQAHDQLLDEGAPEESVVLTGSLACDAVARCIERARAEGVVAGAGLEAKGYVFVVVETPENIEHLANLRKLVSLLAMVQDRVPVALSVHQRLVNRLESWQCAETIADLPRLSSVEPSGYAAYLCLLDSARLVLTDVGGVQDEATFLGVPCLTLAKSTDRAATVAHGGNFVVGLNADHALQAVEAVLENDDVEPTMPSGWDGRASERIADALLAAAERKEMA
- the rfbB gene encoding dTDP-glucose 4,6-dehydratase; this encodes MRLLVTGGAGFIGSNFIRYILNRGPDWEVVNLDKLTYAGNLDNLADVEADPRYTFVKGDICDNETARRAAQGCSAIVNFAAESHVDRSISDPSGFLRTDIFGVYVLLEVARELGIQRTIQISTDEVYGAIEHGAFTEEDRLRPSNPYSASKAGGELLARSYWYTYGTPVIVTRATNNIGPNQYPEKMVPLFITNALEDEPLPVYGDGRQMRDWMHVEDHCRALHLIVERGEPGEIYNIGGAPVATNLEVARANHEKHGKTPDMIRPVKDPPGPDRRNAGDTSNRRA
- the argG gene encoding argininosuccinate synthase, whose amino-acid sequence is DVGQGEEEVRVSKEKAKVLRVEPIMIDAREEFTEEWLSKAIRANSDYNGYPVSTSMTRQLVARIVAQEARARGCDAVMEGSTGKGNDQYRMHNVFKMFAPELEVLVPVRDFDLTRAEEEVLCREWGVPVTETITGGDDKTMWCRSIASGAIDLNQELPRDIWLWYVPPEDAPDEPGMVEIEFRAGLPVALDGKEMPLGELIPALNEVGGHHAIGRIDMFEDGIMDLKSREIYEAPAAHIILKLHRDLEQQCLLKDEIQFKKMIDAKWAYMTYHGEWYLPLKRALDAFIAETQDVVNGRFRVKLYKGNIEIAARESATSLFSPEIRSIKARGFDQRWCANAAKVRGLPFEIIAKRQRVMDESG